In Populus trichocarpa isolate Nisqually-1 chromosome 7, P.trichocarpa_v4.1, whole genome shotgun sequence, the following proteins share a genomic window:
- the LOC7495546 gene encoding O-fucosyltransferase 39 — translation MKLLLQPKGVLAALLLLIFPAFYSPFAHASPSVLSEWNAPKPRHLPLLKSALQLPTSNEKQSDLWTPLDDQGWRPCAESTNSPPSLPEKSEGYLQVFLDGGLNQQRMGICDAVAVAKILNATLVIPHFEVNPVWQDSSSFMDIFDVDHFINVLKDDISIVKELPDEFSWSTREYYAIAIRATRIKMAPVHASANWYLENVSPVLQSYGIAAVSPFSHRLSFDNLPMDIQRLRCKVNFQALVFVPHIRALGDALVSRLRHPYKNGAPGASYLQESTDVIDKDSAGKFVVLHLRFDKDMAAHSACDFGGGKAEKLALAKYRQVIWQGRVLNSQFTDEELRSQGRCPLTPEEIGLLLAALGFDNSTRLYLASHKVYGGEARISTLRKLFPLMEDKKSLASSEERSQIKGKASLLAAVDYYVGLHSDIFVSASPGNMHNALVGHRTYKNLKTIRPNMALLGQLFLNKTISWTDFQQAVVEGHENRQGQIRLRKPKQSIYTYPAPDCMCYA, via the exons ATGAAGCTTCTGCTGCAACCAAAGGGAGTTCTTGCTGCCCTCTTGCTGTTGATTTTTCCTGCCTTTTATTCTCCATTCGCTCATGCCTCTCCTTCTGTCCTGTCG GAATGGAATGCTCCTAAACCTAGGCACCTACCTCTGCTGAAGAGTGCCTTGCAGCTTCCAACT TCAAATGAAAAGCAGTCTGATCTCTGGACTCCTTTGGATGATCAAGGATGGAGACCTTGTGCTGAGTCCACAAACTCCCCCCCTT CGTTACCTGAGAAATCTGAGGGATATCTTCAAGTGTTTCTTGATGGAGGGTTGAACCAGCAAAGAATGGGG ATATGTGATGCGGTTGCTGTTGCTAAAATACTCAATGCGACACTTGTCATCCCACATTTTGAAGTCAATCCTGTTTGGCAAGATTCAAG CTCTTTCATGGATATATTTGATGTGGATCACTTTATTAATGTCTTAAAGGATGACATTTCTATAGTTAAAGAACTACCTGATGAATTCTCCTGGAGCACGAGGGAGTATTATGCCATAGCTATTCGAGCTACCCGAATTAAGATGGCACCTGTCCATGCTTCAGCTAACTGGTATCTAGAGAATGTCTCGCCTGTGCTGCAGAG TTATGGGATTGCTGCGGTTTCCCCATTCTCTCACCGCCTGTCCTTTGATAACTTGCCTATGGACATCCAGCGTCTACGTTGTAAAGTCAATTTTCAAGCACTAGTTTTTGTTCCACATATTCGAGCACTTGGAGATGCTCTTGTCAGTCGCCTCAGACATCCTTACAAGAATGGAGCACCTGGTGCCAGCTACCTACAGGAATCCACTGATGTGATTGATAAAGATAGTGCAGGGAAGTTTGTTGTGCTACATCTTCGTTTTGACAAG GATATGGCTGCTCATTCAGCCTGTGATTTTGGTGGGGGAAAAGCTGAAAAGTTGGCTCTGGCCAAGTACCGACAAGTGATTTGGCAGGGAAGAGTCCTTAACTCCCAATTCACTGATGAAGAGTTGAGGAGTCAGGGGCGCTGTCCATTGACTCCAGAAGAGATCGGGTTGCTGCTAGCAGCTTTGGGCTTTGACAATAGCACTCGTCTATATCTAGCTTCCCATAAG GTTTATGGTGGAGAAGCTAGGATTTCAACTTTACGAAAATTGTTTCCACTAATGGAAGACAAAAAAAGTCTTGCCTCTTCAGAGGAACGATCACAGATCAAAGGAAAGGCTTCTCTGTTAGCTGCAGTTGACTACTATGTTGGCTTGCACAGTGACATCTTCGTCTCTGCTTCTCCAGGAAATATGCACAATGCTCTG GTTGGACACCGGACTTATAAAAACTTGAAGACCATAAGGCCAAATATGGCTTTGTTAGGCCAACTGTTCCTTAACAAAACCATTAGTTGGACAGACTTCCAGCAAGCGGTCGTTGAAGGGCATGAAAACAGACAAGGGCAGATCAGGCTAAGAAAACCAAAGCAATCTATTTATACTTATCCTGCTCCTGATTGCATGTGCTATGCTTGA
- the LOC7480189 gene encoding mechanosensitive ion channel protein 2, chloroplastic isoform X1, producing the protein MAISGSLQFSHDLGFCKNQPSNNNHNQFFKSILLGKGKVPLLSNTSLKFRLHDCRQLLQRPIYSVSLNRSNNKKTFRCRSFLVPRQALELPAVKAASVTLTRSFNALQTSPLVFKLAPAVGIIVFAVWGLGPLMRQSRNLLFHKSDNSWKKSGTYYVMASYIQPLMLWTGAILVCRALDPVVLPTEASEVVKQRLLNFVRSLSTVLAFAYCLSSMIQQAQKFFMVSPQPSDARTMGFQFAGRAVYSAVWVAAVSLFMELLGFSTQKWLTAGGLGTVLLTLAGREIFTNFLSSAMIHATRPFVVNEWIQTKIEGYEVSGTVEHVGWWSPTIVRGEDREAVHIPNHKFTVNVVRNLSQKTHWRIKTHLAISHLDAHKINNIVADMRKVLAKNPQVEQQRLHRRIFLDNINPENQALLILVSCFVKTSHHEEYLCVKEAILMDLLRVISHHRARLATPIRTIQKIYSDTSDTDIENVPFTDSIYNHGGVASKRPLLLIEPSYRINGEDKAKSQARSGRVTGEKDSKTISRLTSDTKAGTNTKSDSRAKETPKSDSKGDANSGETPNSDAKVHTKSTTVSVSHSRVDDKMTVKSPPTSVLKTNSNATEASGLGSKAAGSVSDNLNKNKTTSDAKSKTTSPANVSQNSKVTAVNSQEASTEKAGGLKESSQSKQEKRSVSQPSSSRSALEENIVLGVALEGSKRTLPIDEDIASHPTPPEEKEMAAASQNGTGSPTTVKDRRDGPPPTPTSGDQ; encoded by the exons ATGGCTATTTCTGGTTCCTTGCAATTTTCCCATGATTTGGGGTTTTGCAAGAACCAGCCCTCAAACAACaatcataatcaattttttaag aGTATATTATTAGGGAAGGGCAAGGTTCCTTTATTAAGCAACACCTCCCTCAAG TTTCGGCTCCACGATTGTCGTCAACTGTTGCAAAGGCCAATCTATTCTGTATCATTAAATAGAAGTAATAATAAGAAAACTTTTAGATGCCGTTCTTTTTTGGTGCCACGCCAAGCCCTTGAACTTCCTGCTGTGAAGGCTGCTTCCGTGACGTTGACGAG GTCCTTTAATGCTTTACAAACTAGTCCTCTCGTTTTTAAGTTAGCTCCAGCAGTTGGTATTATTGTATTTGCTGTATGGGGTCTGGGGCCGCTAATGCGTCAGAGCAGAAACTTGCTATTTCAC AAAAGCGACAATAGTTGGAAAAAGAGTGGAACTTATTATGTGATGGCCTCATATATTCAGCCTTTGATGCTGTGGACTGGTGCGATACTTGTTTGCAG GGCCCTGGATCCTGTTGTTTTGCCCACAGAAGCTAGTGAGGTTGTCAAGCAAAGGCTTTTGAATTTTGTAAGATCATTGTCGACAGTGCTCGCATTTGCTTATTGTTTATCAAG CATGATTCAACAAGCTCAAAAGTTCTTCATGGTGTCCCCACAGCCTAGTGATGCAAGAACT ATGGGTTTCCAATTTGCTGGGAGAGCTGTATACTCTGCAGTGTGGGTAGCTGCTGTTTCACTATTCATGGAGTTGCTGGGTTTCTCTACCCAGAAGTGGCTCACTGCTGGAGGTCTTGGGACAGTATTGCTGACTCTTGCTGGTCGTGAG ATATTCACAAATTTCCTCTCCAGTGCAATGATTCATGCAACTCGGCCTTTTGTTGTGAATGAGTGGattcaaacaaaaattgaagGCTATGAAGTTTCTGGCACTGTTGAG CATGTGGGTTGGTGGTCACCAACAATTGTCAGAGGTGAAGATCGTGAAGCAGTTCATATTCCAAATCACAAGTTCACAGTGAACGTTGTTAGAAATCTCAGTCAAAAGACTCATTGGCGTATTAAAACCCACCTGGCCATTAGTCATTTGGATGCTCataagattaat AATATTGTTGCTGATATGCGCAAAGTCCTGGCCAAGAATCCTCAAGTTGAGCAGCAGAGGTTGCATAGAAGAATATTTTTGGACAATATCAATCCTGAAAATCAGGCTCTCCTG ATCTTAGTGTCCTGTTTTGTGAAGACCTCACATCATGAAGAATACCTTTGTGTGAAG GAAGCTATACTTATGGATTTACTAAGGGTTATCAGCCATCATAGGGCCCGACTCGCTACGCCAATCCGTACAATACAGAAAATATACAGTGACACCAGTGACACCGATATAGAAAATGTTCCTTTCACAGATTCCATCTATAACCATGGAGGAGTGGCATCAAAACGTCCTTTACTACTGATTGAACCTTCTTATAGAATCAATGGAGAAGATAAAGCAAAATCACAAGCTCGTTCGGGCCGTGTAACTGGAGAGAAAGACAGTAAGACCATATCAAGGCTTACAAGTGACACCAAAGCAGGAACAAACACGAAGTCTGACTCGAGGGCAAaagaaacaccaaaatctgaCTCAAAGGGAGATGCAAATAGCGGTGAAACACCAAATTCAGATGCCAAGGTGCACACAAAGTCTACAACAGTATCCGTATCTCATTCCAGGGTCGATGACAAAATGACAGTGAAATCCCCACCAACTTCTGTCCTTAAGACAAATTCAAATGCTACAGAAGCATCAGGTTTGGGATCCAAAGCAGCAGGATCAGTCTCTgacaatttgaataaaaataagacAACATCAGATGCGAAATCTAAGACTACTAGTCCTGCAAATGTAAGCCAGAATAGCAAGGTAACTGCAGTTAACTCACAGGAAGCTAGTACTGAAAAAGCAGGTGGATTGAAGGAATCTTCCCAGTCAAAACAGGAGAAAAGGTCAGTTTCTCAGCCATCATCATCTAGATCTGCATTGGAGGAAAATATAGTTCTTGGTGTTGCTTTGGAGGGTTCAAAGAGAACACTTCCTATCGATGAAGACATAGCCTCTCATCCAACTCCACCAGAAGAAAAGGAGATGGCTGCTGCATCACAAAATGGAACCGGATCTCCAACCACTGTGAAGGATAGGAGAGATGGTCCACCCCCAACTCCAACATCCGGGGATCAGTAA
- the LOC7480189 gene encoding mechanosensitive ion channel protein 3, chloroplastic isoform X2, translating into MAISGSLQFSHDLGFCKNQPSNNNHNQFFKSILLGKGKVPLLSNTSLKFRLHDCRQLLQRPIYSVSLNRSNNKKTFRCRSFLVPRQALELPAVKAASVTLTRSFNALQTSPLVFKLAPAVGIIVFAVWGLGPLMRQSRNLLFHKSDNSWKKSGTYYVMASYIQPLMLWTGAILVCRALDPVVLPTEASEVVKQRLLNFVRSLSTVLAFAYCLSSMIQQAQKFFMVSPQPSDARTMGFQFAGRAVYSAVWVAAVSLFMELLGFSTQKWLTAGGLGTVLLTLAGREIFTNFLSSAMIHATRPFVVNEWIQTKIEGYEVSGTVENIVADMRKVLAKNPQVEQQRLHRRIFLDNINPENQALLILVSCFVKTSHHEEYLCVKEAILMDLLRVISHHRARLATPIRTIQKIYSDTSDTDIENVPFTDSIYNHGGVASKRPLLLIEPSYRINGEDKAKSQARSGRVTGEKDSKTISRLTSDTKAGTNTKSDSRAKETPKSDSKGDANSGETPNSDAKVHTKSTTVSVSHSRVDDKMTVKSPPTSVLKTNSNATEASGLGSKAAGSVSDNLNKNKTTSDAKSKTTSPANVSQNSKVTAVNSQEASTEKAGGLKESSQSKQEKRSVSQPSSSRSALEENIVLGVALEGSKRTLPIDEDIASHPTPPEEKEMAAASQNGTGSPTTVKDRRDGPPPTPTSGDQ; encoded by the exons ATGGCTATTTCTGGTTCCTTGCAATTTTCCCATGATTTGGGGTTTTGCAAGAACCAGCCCTCAAACAACaatcataatcaattttttaag aGTATATTATTAGGGAAGGGCAAGGTTCCTTTATTAAGCAACACCTCCCTCAAG TTTCGGCTCCACGATTGTCGTCAACTGTTGCAAAGGCCAATCTATTCTGTATCATTAAATAGAAGTAATAATAAGAAAACTTTTAGATGCCGTTCTTTTTTGGTGCCACGCCAAGCCCTTGAACTTCCTGCTGTGAAGGCTGCTTCCGTGACGTTGACGAG GTCCTTTAATGCTTTACAAACTAGTCCTCTCGTTTTTAAGTTAGCTCCAGCAGTTGGTATTATTGTATTTGCTGTATGGGGTCTGGGGCCGCTAATGCGTCAGAGCAGAAACTTGCTATTTCAC AAAAGCGACAATAGTTGGAAAAAGAGTGGAACTTATTATGTGATGGCCTCATATATTCAGCCTTTGATGCTGTGGACTGGTGCGATACTTGTTTGCAG GGCCCTGGATCCTGTTGTTTTGCCCACAGAAGCTAGTGAGGTTGTCAAGCAAAGGCTTTTGAATTTTGTAAGATCATTGTCGACAGTGCTCGCATTTGCTTATTGTTTATCAAG CATGATTCAACAAGCTCAAAAGTTCTTCATGGTGTCCCCACAGCCTAGTGATGCAAGAACT ATGGGTTTCCAATTTGCTGGGAGAGCTGTATACTCTGCAGTGTGGGTAGCTGCTGTTTCACTATTCATGGAGTTGCTGGGTTTCTCTACCCAGAAGTGGCTCACTGCTGGAGGTCTTGGGACAGTATTGCTGACTCTTGCTGGTCGTGAG ATATTCACAAATTTCCTCTCCAGTGCAATGATTCATGCAACTCGGCCTTTTGTTGTGAATGAGTGGattcaaacaaaaattgaagGCTATGAAGTTTCTGGCACTGTTGAG AATATTGTTGCTGATATGCGCAAAGTCCTGGCCAAGAATCCTCAAGTTGAGCAGCAGAGGTTGCATAGAAGAATATTTTTGGACAATATCAATCCTGAAAATCAGGCTCTCCTG ATCTTAGTGTCCTGTTTTGTGAAGACCTCACATCATGAAGAATACCTTTGTGTGAAG GAAGCTATACTTATGGATTTACTAAGGGTTATCAGCCATCATAGGGCCCGACTCGCTACGCCAATCCGTACAATACAGAAAATATACAGTGACACCAGTGACACCGATATAGAAAATGTTCCTTTCACAGATTCCATCTATAACCATGGAGGAGTGGCATCAAAACGTCCTTTACTACTGATTGAACCTTCTTATAGAATCAATGGAGAAGATAAAGCAAAATCACAAGCTCGTTCGGGCCGTGTAACTGGAGAGAAAGACAGTAAGACCATATCAAGGCTTACAAGTGACACCAAAGCAGGAACAAACACGAAGTCTGACTCGAGGGCAAaagaaacaccaaaatctgaCTCAAAGGGAGATGCAAATAGCGGTGAAACACCAAATTCAGATGCCAAGGTGCACACAAAGTCTACAACAGTATCCGTATCTCATTCCAGGGTCGATGACAAAATGACAGTGAAATCCCCACCAACTTCTGTCCTTAAGACAAATTCAAATGCTACAGAAGCATCAGGTTTGGGATCCAAAGCAGCAGGATCAGTCTCTgacaatttgaataaaaataagacAACATCAGATGCGAAATCTAAGACTACTAGTCCTGCAAATGTAAGCCAGAATAGCAAGGTAACTGCAGTTAACTCACAGGAAGCTAGTACTGAAAAAGCAGGTGGATTGAAGGAATCTTCCCAGTCAAAACAGGAGAAAAGGTCAGTTTCTCAGCCATCATCATCTAGATCTGCATTGGAGGAAAATATAGTTCTTGGTGTTGCTTTGGAGGGTTCAAAGAGAACACTTCCTATCGATGAAGACATAGCCTCTCATCCAACTCCACCAGAAGAAAAGGAGATGGCTGCTGCATCACAAAATGGAACCGGATCTCCAACCACTGTGAAGGATAGGAGAGATGGTCCACCCCCAACTCCAACATCCGGGGATCAGTAA
- the LOC7480188 gene encoding phosphoenolpyruvate carboxykinase (ATP) 1 has protein sequence MAANGNGEMAMNGKGAATARKPKGLLPSITTSDKHHDVCHDMSAPTVKAQTIDELHSLQKKKSAPTTPIKGFQSTFAALSEEERQKQQLQSISASLASLTRETGPKVVRGDPASKSQTSPRVHQQHVAEPAISASDSSLKFTHVLYNLSPAELYEQAIHYEKGSFITSTGALATLSGAKTGRAPRDKRVVKDDVTGEELWWGKGSPNIEMDEHTFMVNRERAVDYLNSLDKVFVNDQFLNWDPENRIKVRIVSARAYHSLFMHNMCIRPTPEELEDFGTPDFTIYNAGQFPCNRYTHYMTSSTSIDLNLARREMVILGTQYAGEMKKGLFSVMHYLMPKRRILSLHSGCNMGKDGDVALFFGLSGTGKTTLSTDPNRYLIGDDEHCWTETGVSNIEGGCYAKCIDLSREKEPEIWNAIKFGTVLENVVFEEHTREVDYADKSVTENTRASYPIEYIPNAKIPCVGPHPKNVILLACDAFGVLPPVSKLNLAQTMYHFISGYTALVAGTEEGVKEPRATFSACFGAAFIMMHPTKYAAMLAEKMQKHGATGWLVNTGWSGGSYGSGSRIKLAYTRKIIDAIHSGSLLKAEYKKTKVFGLEIPTEVEGVPSEILDPVNTWSNKLGYEDTLMKLAGLFKNNFETFTDHKIGKGNELTEEILAAGPNF, from the exons ATGGCAGCAAACGGGAACGGAGAGATGGCGATGAATGGGAAAGGAGCTGCAACGGCAAGAAAACCGAAGGGACTCCTGCCAAGTATCACCACAAGTGACAAGCATCATGATGTCTGCCATGATATGAGCGCACCAACCGTGAAGGCCCAGACAATTGACGAGCTCCACTCTCttcaaaagaagaaatcagCACCCACTACTCCCATTAAAGGGTTTCAGAGTACCTTTGCTGCTCTCTCCGAAGAAGAACGCCAGAAACAGCAGCTCCAGTCCATcag TGCATCTTTGGCATCGTTGACGAGAGAAACAGGACCGAAAGTGGTGAGAGGAGACCCTGCTAGCAAGAGCCAGACCAGCCCAAGGGTTCACCAGCAACATGTAGCTGAACCCGCCATCAGCGCCAGCGACAGCTCCTTGAAGTTCACTCACGTCCTCTACAACCTCTCCCCTGCCG AGCTTTATGAGCAGGCCATACACTATGAGAAAGGGTCCTTCATAACATCAACTGGTGCATTGGCTACCCTTTCCGGTGCCAAAACTGGTCGGGCTCCGAGAGATAAACGTGTTGTCAAGGATGATGTTACCGGAGAAGAGCTTTGGTGGGGAAA GGGTTCACCCAACATTGAAATGGACGAGCATACCTTCATGGTTAACAGAGAAAGAGCTGTTGATTACTTGAATTCTCTGGACAAG GTCTTTGTGAACGATCAATTCTTGAACTGGGACCCTGAGAACAGAATCAAAGTCCGGATTGTTTCTGCCAGAGCCTACCATTCACTCTTCATGCACAACAT GTGTATCCGGCCCACTCCTGAAGAGCTGGAGGATTTCGGTACTCCGGACTTCACTATATACAATGCAGGCCAGTTCCCATGTAATCGTTATACACACTACATGACATCCTCTACTAGTATAGATCTGAACCTTGCTAGAAGGGAAATGGTCATCCTCGGCACACAGTACGCCGGGGAAATGAAGAAGGGTCTGTTCAGTGTAATGCATTATCTCATGCCTAAGCGTCGAATCCTCTCCTTACATTCTGGCTGCAATATGGGAAAAGATGGAGATGTTGCCCTCTTCTTTGGACTGTCAG GTACCGGGAAGACAACTCTGTCTACTGATCCAAACAGATATCTAATTGGAGATGACGAGCATTGCTGGACTGAGACCGGAGTGTCAAATATTGAAGGCGGATGCTATGCCAAATGCATTGATCTCTCAAGGGAGAAGGAGCCTGAAATCTGGAATGCCATCAAGTTTGGAACTG TGCTGGAAAACGTGGTGTTCGAGGAGCACACTCGAGAGGTGGATTATGCTGATAAATCCGTTACAG AGAACACTCGAGCATCCTACCCTATCGAGTACATTCCTAATGCGAAGATACCATGTGTTGGTCCGCACCCAAAGAATGTTATCCTTTTGGCATGTGATGCATTTGGTGTACTCCCACCAGTGAGCAAGCTGAACTTGGCACAGACCATGTATCATTTCATCAGTGGCTATACCGCTTTG GTGGCTGGCACAGAAGAGGGTGTGAAGGAGCCAAGGGCAACATTCTCAGCTTGCTTTGGTGCAGCATTTATAATGATGCACCCTACCAAATATGCAGCTATGCTGGCTGAGAAGATGCAGAAGCATGGTGCAACAGGATGGCTTGTCAACACTGGCTGGTCAGGTGGAAG CTATGGTTCAGGAAGCCGTATCAAGTTAGCATACACAAGGAAAATCATTGATGCCATACATTCTGGCAGTCTCTTGAAGGCAGAATACAAGAAAACTAAGGTGTTTGGGCTAGAGATCCCCACCGAGGTTGAGGGAGTGCCCTCTGAAATCCTGGATCCAGTGAACACT TGGTCAAACAAGCTAGGCTACGAGGATACCCTGATGAAGCTGGCAGGTTTGTTCAAGAATAACTTTGAGACATTCACTGATCACAAGATTGGAAAGGGCAACGAGCTCACAGAAGAGATCCTCGCAGCCGGTCCAAATTTCTAA
- the LOC7480190 gene encoding very-long-chain (3R)-3-hydroxyacyl-CoA dehydratase PASTICCINO 2 — protein MARILSLLRRLYLTVYNWAVFLGWSQVLFLAVKTLKDSGHEHVYNAVEKPLQLAQTAAVLEILHGLVGLVRSPITATLPQIGSRLYLTWIILYSFPEIRSHFLVTSLVISWSITEIIRYSFFGVKEVLGFAPSWLMWLRYSTFLLLYPTGISSEVGLVYFALPYIKGSEKYCLRMPNKWNFSFDNFYAAILVLGIYIPGSPHMYSYMLGQRKKALSKSKRE, from the exons atgGCGAGGATTTTGTCACTCCTCAGGCGCCTGTACCTGACGGTCTATAACTGGGCAGTCTTCCTAGGCTG GTCTCAGGTGTTGTTTCTTGCTGTGAAAACGTTAAAAGATTCGGGCCATGAACATGTCTACAATGCTGTCGAGAAGCCTCTTCAGCTCGCTCAAACTGCTGCTGTTTTGGAG ATTCTTCATGGTCTAGTAG GGTTGGTGAGGTCTCCAATAACAGCAACACTGCCCCAGATTGGTTCAAGACTGTATCTAACATGGATCATCTTATATAGTTTCCCTGAG ATTCGGTCCCACTTTCTTGTTACTTCTTTGGTCATTAGCTGGTCAATCACAGAG ATTATTCGGTATTCTTTCTTTGGCGTGAAGGAGGTACTTGGTTTTGCACCTTCATGGCTCATGTGGCTCAG GTACAGCACCTTTTTGCTGTTGTATCCAACTGGTATCAGCAGTGAGGTTGGTCTAGTATATTTCGCCTTGCCATACATTAAG GGAtctgaaaaatattgtttaaggATGCCCAACAAATGGAACTTTTCTTTTGACAACTTCTACGCTGCAATTCTTGTGCTTGGAATTTACATCCCAG GCAGCCCTCACATGTACAGCTATATGCTTGGGCAGAGAAAGAAAGCTCTCTCTAAATCAAAAAGGGAGTAG